From Streptomyces sp. SCSIO 75703:
GGCACGGCGGCGCGCACGCCGGTCGCGCGCGCCACCAACCTCACCCGGGCGCTGGAGACGTACCAGAAGGCCGGGATCGTCGTCGTCGGGCTCACCGCCGACGGGGAGGCCGAGCTGAGCGACCTGGACGCCCTCGACGGGCCGGTCGTCATCGTGGTCGGCAGCGAGGGCAAGGGCCTGTCCCGGCTGGTCGGCGAGACCTGCGACATCCGGGTGCGCATCCCGATGCCGGGCGGCGCCGAATCCCTCAACGCCGGTGTGGCGGCGGGGATCGTGCTCTACGAGGCGGCCCGCAGGCGGGCCTGAGCGCACGGACGCCGGCCCCGCCGAACGGGTGAACCGGCGTTCGACGCGTCCCCCGGGCGGGGTGTTCCCGGCGGTCCGGACATGCTTGACGCGGTCCGGACAGATCCGGCGGGTCAAGGCAGTGTCCTAACGACACGTCACTCGGTTAGATGAGTGTGGACACCAGAACACCCCGCACACCCACGGGGGACCGCTCGTCGCTGGTCGACGACGCTCCCGCGCTGAGCATGGTGAAGGTGCCGAGCGATCCGGCCCAGGTCATCGTCAACCACGCGAGTTTCCGCGTGCAGCTCGGTGCCTCGGCGCGGCGGACCCGGTCCCCGCGGATCGCGCGGCACATGAGCGCCACCCAGGACACCGCGCGCGTCCCCGTGGCCGGTGCCGTGGGCCCGGCCGCCCGCCGCCGCCCCGTCGTCTGGAGCGGCCGGTCCGAACCGGACGACACGGGCGCCCACCGGCTGCTCCAGGCGGTGCGGGCGGGGGCCGGCCGGCATCTCGCGGACCCGGCCGCCGACGGCCCCGGCGACGCCGGGGCCACTCAGGTCATCCCCCGCTTCGGCGAGCCGGCCGGGCCCGGCGGCGGCCTCCCCGGCTACGCGGACGACTACGACGAGGGCCCCGACACGCAGCCGCTGGAGGCCCCGGTCGTCGGCGCCCAGCGCGGTCCCGGCGACGGCACCCGGCTGCTGCCCGCGATGCGCTCCTCGGGCAGCGCCTACGACGAACTCGACTACGCCGACGACGACTTCGACGTCACCCCGGGCACGTACCCGGGCGAGGGCGCCGGTGTCCGCCGGCACGGCGACGACCCGGCGCGGCACGCCTACTACCCCGGCCGCCGGATGAACCTCGGCGTCGTGCTGCTCCCGCTGCGCGTCTTCCTCGGCTTCATCTCCGTCTACGCGGGCATGGGAAAGCTCTGCGACCCCGTCTACTTCGACGGCGGCGAGCGCGGTTCCATGGTCAAGTGGCTCAACACCCTGCACCCGTGGGACGTCGCCGAGCCGCTGCGCCAGTTCGCCCTGGCCCACCCGGTCGGCTCCGGGCTGGTCATCGCCTTCCTCCAGGTGATCGTCGGCGTCCTGACCGTGCTGGGCTGCTGGCAGCGGCTCGCCGCCGGCATCGGCGCCCTGCTGTCGGCCGCGCTGCTGGTCACCGTGAGCTGGAAGAGCGTCCCCGCCTACGACGCGCCGGACATCATCTACCTCGCCGCCTGGTCCCCGCTGATCATCGCGGGCGCCCCGGTCTACTCCGTGGACGGCCGGCTCGCCGGCAGCGCCTGGCGCCGCCTCGGCCCCCGGGCCGACATCTGGGACCTGCGCCGCTACGTGCTGCGCCGCGGGGCCGTGGTGACCTTCCTCGTCACCGGCATCACCCTGCTGGTCGGCTCGCTGCTCGGCGGCGCCGTCCGCGACGCCGACCGCGTGGTCGTCCCCGGGCCCGGCGAGGCCCCGCGCAACGTGCTGCCCGGCTCGCCGCTGCCGCAGGAGCCCGGCGAGCGCACCGCGACCACCACCCCGGAGGCGTCCTCCTCGCCCACCCAGGGCGCCACCAGCGGCGCCACCGCCGGTCCCGGGACCGGGGGAGCCACGACCACCCCGGGCGCGACCCAGGGCACCGGCGCCACCACCGGCGGCGCCCCCAGCCAGACCCAGGGCACCACGGGCCAGGTCCCGCCGCAGCAGGAGGCCCCGGCCGGACAGGCGCCGAGCACCAGCGCCGGGCCGGCCTCCGGCGGCGCCACCACGGGCTCCGACGGCTCCACCGGGGGCACCGGCGGGGGCGGAGGCGAGGAGGGCGAACCGTCCACCGGCCAGTCGGGCGGGCGCCTGGTCGGCGGTCTCCTGGGCTGACCACCGGCCGCCACCGGCCCGACGACGACGGGGTCCCGCACGAGAACCGTGCGGGACCCCGTCGTCGTACGCGGTGCCCGGGAGCCGGGCCGGCGGGCCGCGGAGGCCGTTCGGCGAGCGCGGGGCCGCCGGCGGCGCGCGGTGACCGGCTCAGCGGCGCTGGTCGGCGAGTTCGCGGGCGGCCTCCGTCAGGTCCTTCGCGGTGTCGATCGCCCGCCAGTAGGAGCCCTGCGGGATGGGGAAGCCGGCCAGCCGGCGTTCGCGGGCCAGCCGCGGGAACGTCGTCCGCTCGTGGTCACCGCGCTCCGGCAGCAACTCCGCGAAACCGGACGAGAAGACGTAGACGCCCGCGTTGATCTCGAAGGTCGACGGCGGCGCCTCGATGAAGTCCGTGATGTGCCCGAAGCCGTCGGTCTTCACGGCGCCCCAGGGCAGCCTCGGGCGGGCCAGCGCGAGGGTGGCCACGGCGCCCCGCTCGGCGTGGAAGTCGGCCATGTCGCGCAGCGAGAAGCGCGTCCAGATGTCGCCGTTGGTGGCGTACCAGGGCCGGTCGGGGTGGGGCAGGTGGGCGGCGGCGTACTTGAGGCCACCGCCGCGGCCCAGCGGCTCGGTCTCCACGACGGTGCTGACGGAGAGCGGCAGCTCGGCCGTCTCCAGCCACTTCTGCAGCACCTCGGCGAGGTGGCCGCAGGAGACCACCACGTCGGTCACGCCCTCGTCGGCGAGCCAGGAGAGCTGATGGCCGATGATCGGGGTCCCGGTGCCCGGGATCTCGACCATCGGCTTGGGCCGGTCGTCGGTGTAGGGACGGAGACGGGACCCCTGTCCGCCGGCCAGGACGACGGCCTGAACGGGGCGGCGGGACGCGGCGTTCGGATCGCTCATGACCCGAACTGTACGGGGCGCCCCGCCGGCGCCGCGGCAGCGCGGGGCGGGCTCAGCCGTGCGCTGCCAGCACGCCCGAGGCGAAGGCGGTGTCGCAGACGGGGCGGGCGAACGACTGGGCGCGCGTGGGCCCGTAGACCTTGACCGCGGCGCGGCCCAGCGCCCGCGCGATGGAGGCGCAGTGCCCGGCGAGCGACGGCCGCTCGTTGACGGCCTGCTGGAGGTGGGTCAGGGCGATGCCCGGGTCCTTCTCCTGCAGCTCCGTCAGGAGCTGGTCGCGCAGGACCTCGTGCGCGGCGCGGGGCGCGGTGGTCGCGCCGGTCTGCGACGAGGAGGCGTCGGACGCGGTGAGCACCGAGTCCGAGGGGTCTCCCGACCAGTCGACCCGGGTCACCGCGAGGGTGCCGGAGAGCACCAGGACGACGGGCAGGACGAAGGCGAGCGAGCGGCCGATGCGGTGGGCGGGGCCCCGGCCGTGCCGCCTCTGCGGGATGGCGGAGTGCTTCACGGAGTGCTTCACGCGAGTGAGGGTAGCGTCCGGTGATGATTTGGCGACATTTAGTCACCGGTTCGGGGGATGAAGTGGTGCCACGAAATGGGTAATGGGTTGACGCACACGGCTCGAAACGTCCCGAAGTGCCGCGCTCGTGCCGGGAAACGGAACGGGCCCCGCGATACGCCGCGGGGCCCGGTACGCCGGAGCGGGGGGAACCTCAGTCGGAGAGGCGCTCGCCCGTGGAGGTCGAGAACACGTGGGTCTCGCCCGGCTGCGGGACGACGTGCACGGTCGAGCCCTTCTCCGGCACGGCGCGGCTGCTGACGCGGACGACGAGGTCGCGGGACTCGCCGCCGACCTCGACGGAGCCGAAGATGTAGCCGTCGGCGCCGGTCTCCTCCACGACGTTGACCGAGACCGCGAGGCCGGCCGGGGCGTCGTCGGCGTCCTTCGTCAGCGAGGCGGAGGCGGTGCCGCCCAGCTCGACCACGTCGAAGTGCTCGGGGCGGACGCCGACGGTGACCGTGCGGTCGCCCTTGTCGGCGGCGGCCTTCAGGGCCTCCCGGCTGACCGGGACGACGCTGTTGCCGAACTTCACGCCGCCGTCGGTGATCGGCACCTCGACCAGGTTCATGGCGGGGGAGCCGATGAAGCCGGCGACGAAGAGGTTGGCGGGCTTGTCGTACATGTTGCGCGGCGAGTCGACCTGCTGGAGCAGTCCGTCCTTGAGCACGGCCACCCGGTCGCCCATGGTCATGGCCTCGACCTGGTCGTGGGTGACGTAGACGGTGGTGATGCCCAGGCGGCGCTGGAGCGAGGCGATCTGCGTACGGGTGGAGACGCGGAGCTTGGCGTCCAGGTTGGACAGCGGCTCGTCCATGAGGAAGACCTGCGGCTCGCGGACGATGGCGCGGCCCATGGCGACGCGCTGGCGCTGACCGCCGGAGAGCGCCTTCGGCTTGCGGTCCAGGTACTCGGTGAGGTCGAGGATCTTGGCGGCCTCCTCGACCTTCTGCCGGATCTCCGTCTTCGGCACGCCCGCGATCTTGAGGGCGAAGCCCATGTTGTCCGCGACGCTCATGTGCGGGTACAGGGCGTAGTTCTGGAACACCATGGCGATGTCCCGGTCCTTGGGCGGGAGGTGGGTGACGTCGCGGTCGCCGATGCGGATGGCGCCGCCGTTGACGTCCTCCAGGCCGGCGAGCATCCGGAGCGAGGTGGACTTGCCGCAGCCGGACGGGCCGACCAGGACGAGGAACTCCCCGTCCGCGATGTCGATGTCGAGACCGTCGACGGCGGGCTTGTCGGAACCGGGGTAGATCCGGGTCGCCTTGTCGAACTGGACAGTGGCCATGGTGAGAGGCCCCCTTCTACCGGCAGGAACGTGCCGGACGATCCGTTGTAGGAAGGTGGTGGTGTAGTCCACGCGAGTGAACCGGGTCAGGACGCTACCTGGCGTTCATGTGATCTGTCAGCACCTACCGGCCCGTGAACTTCGCCGCGGCGCGCGCATCCCGTCGTTCACCGGTGCTGTGTACAGTGGAGCAGCCTCCGCGCGGTCCGCCGCGCGCCGCCTCCTTAGCTCAGCTGGTCAGAGCGCCGCTCTTGTAAAGCGAAGGTCGTCGGTTCGAATCCGACAGGGGGCTCGGACGGTCGCGACGGCCCCCCGCCCGTGCAGGGCGGGGGGCCGTTCGCACGACGGGGGTGGCGCGGGCCGCGGTGGCCCGGCCCCGGGCGGGGTCAGGAGGCCGGCTCGGGGACCGGGGTGCCGGCCGGGGTGCCGTGGCGGGGGGCCTTCGCCGTCACCATCAGGCCCGCCACCAGTCCGGCCAGCAGCATCACGCCCGCGGCCACCCAGATCGCCACCGTGTAGCCGTGCACGATGCCCTCCTTGACGATCATCGCGCGCTGGGCCGGGTTCTTCAGGTGCGTGGCGATGAAGGTGGTGCTGCTCGTGGTGGCCACGGTGTTGAGCAGCGCCGTACCGATCGAACCGCCCACCTGCTGCGAGGTGTTGACCGTCGCCGAGGTCACCCCGGAGTCCTGCGGGGCGACCCCGGCGGTGGCGGTGGAGAAGACCGGCATGAAGGTCAGGCCCATGCCGAGGCCCATCAGGATCAGCGCGGGCATGACCTCGGTGAGGTACTCCGAGTGCACCGTGATCCGGGTGAGGACCACCATCCCGGCGGCGGCCAGCACCATGCCCGGGACCATCAGCGCGCGCGGCGCCACCCGGCGCAGCAGCCGGGCCGAGATCTGGGTGGAGCCGACGATGATCCCGGCGGTCAGCGGCAGGAACGCCAGTCCGGTCTTCACCGGCGAGTAGTCGAGGATGACCTGGAGGTAGTAGGTCATGAAGAGGAACAGGCCGAACATGCCGATGACGGCCAGCATCATCGTCAGGAAGCAGCCCGCCCGGTTCCGCTCGCGGATGACGTGCAGCGGCAGCAGGGGTACGGGCGCCCGGGTCTGCCACCACACGAAGGCGGCCAGGAGCACGGCGGCGGCGGCGAAGAGGGCGAGCACCAGCGGGTCGCTCCAGCCGCGCGGCTGGGCCTCGCTGAAGCCGTAGACGAGGGAGACCAGTCCGCCGCAGCCGAGGACGACGCCGGGGATGTCGAGGCGGGCGCCCGCGTGCCCGGGGCTGTCGTGCAGCAGGGACAGCGCGCCGAAGACGGCGATGACGGCGATGGGCACGTTGACGTACAGGCACCAGCGCCAGTCGAGGTACTCGGTGAGCACGCCGCCGACGACGAAGCCGATGGCGGAGCCGCTGCCGGCCAGCGCGCCGTAGACGCCGAACGCCTTCCCGCGCTCCCTCGGGTCGGTGAAGGTGGTGGCCAGCAGGGACAGCGCGGAGGGCGCGAGGATGGCGGCGAAGACGCCCTGGAGGGCGCGGGCGCCGAAGAGCATCCCGGAACCGGCGGCGGCGCCGCCGAGCGCGGAGGCGCCCGCGAAGCCGATCAGGCCGACGACGAAGGTCCGTTTGCGGCCCACCAGGTCCGCGATCCGGCCGCCGAGCAGCAGCAGCCCGCCGAAGGCCAGGGTGTAGGCGGTGATCACCCACTGCCGGTTGGCGTCGGACATGCCCAGATCGCGCTGCGCGGAGGGCAGCGCGATCTGCACGATGGTCGCGTCCAGGACGACCATCAACTGGGCCAGGGCGATCACCACCAGCCCCCACCAGCGGCGGGGATCGGAGGGGGGTGGTGTGTTCGCGTCACCTGTGCGGGCCGCACTCATTGGCCCAGAACACCACGGATCGGGACGTGTCGCATCCCCGCTCACGGTGCTCCGTTCACGGTTCCAGGACCACCTTCCCGATGGTGGCCCGGCCCTCCAGCGCGCGGTGCGCGGCGGCGGCCTCGGCGAGCGGGAAACGGGTCACCGCCGGGACCAGCCGGCCCGCGGCGGCCTCGTCGAGGGCGCGTAGTTCGAGGGTGCGGATCGGGTCGGGGCCGCCGGCCCGCCGCAGCATCGCCGGGCCCAGCACCTCCTCGGAGACGCCCTCGACGAGGTGCGGCCCGCCGTCGCGGATGCCCAGCGCCGACCAGCCGAAGACGAGGTGCCGGCCGCCCGGCCCGAGCAGGGCGACGCACTCGCGGGCCACGTCCCCGCCCACGCCGTCCAGGACGACGGTGGCCCGGGTGCCGAGGCGGTCGAGGTGGGCGCGGACCTCGGCGGGCCAGCCGGGGCGCGTGTAGTCGACCGCGAGGCCGGCGCCGGCCGCCGCGACCCGGGCGGTCTTCTCCGCTCCGCCGGCCAGGCCGATCACGGTGGCGCCGGCGTTCCTCGCGTACTGCGCGAGCAGGGTGCCGAGCCCGCCGGCCGCGGCCGGGATCACCACCACCGCACCGGGCCCGAGGACGGTGAAGCCGAGGATGCCCATCGCCGTGCGGCCCGTGCCGATCATGGCGACGGCCGCGGCGAAGTCGAGGTTCGCGGGGATCTCGTGCAGCCGGGCGGCGTCGACGACGGCGCGCTCGGCGTACCCGCCCGGGGCGAAGCCGAGGTGGGCGACGACGCGCCGGCCGAGCCACGTGCCGGCCACGCCCTCGCCGAGGGCGTCGACGACGCCGGCGACCTCGCGGCCGGGCACGGTGGGCAGCGCGGGCGGCTCGGGGGCGGGCCCCGGGACGCCCTCGCGCAGGGCGGCGTCCAGGAGGTGGACGCCGGCCGCGCGCACGGTGACGCGGACCTGGCCGGGGCCGGGGCGCGGGTCCTCGACCTCCTCGTGGACGAGGTTGTCGGCGGGGCCGAAGGCGTGCAGACGGATGGCGCGCATGAGGAAGTACCCCCGGGGTCGGGTCGGCGGAAGGACGGACGGCGCCGGTTGCGGGCGGTCCGGATGTCAGCCAACGACCTCGACCTTGCTTGAGGTCAAGCCCGTCCGGGCCGGGGCCGGACTGTCGGTGGTGGGGTGCAGCATGGGGCCATGGCGAGGAGAACGGGAACGGCGGGCGGCGGCACGGCTCCCCGGGCGGCGCGGCGCCCCGAGGTGCGGCTGCCCGCCCTGGAGCCGTACGGCGACGGCGCACTGGAGCGCGACGGCGACTACGACGGGCTGGACTTCGACGGGACGGACCTGGCCGGCCAGGACGGCGCGGGCGCCCGCTTCATGGACTGCGCCCTGACCGGGTGCGTGCTGGACGAGACGTCCCTGCGGCGGGCCCGGCTGCTCGACACGGTCCTGACCGGCGTACGGGGCGTGGGCACCGACCTCGGCGAGGCGACCCTGCGCGACGTGGTCCTGGCCGACGCCCGGCTCGGCGGGGTCCAGGCGCACGGGGCCGTACTGGAGCGGGTGGTGATCCGCGGCGGGAAGATCGACTTCCTCAACCTGCGGGGGGCGCGGCTCAAGGACGTGGTCTTCGAGGGCTGCGTGCTGGTCGAGCCGGACTTCGGGGGCGCCCGGCTGGAGCGGGTGGCGTTCGCGGACTGCGCGGTGAAGGGGGCCGACCTGAGCGCGGCGACCCTGACCGACGTGGACCTGCGCGGGGCCGCCCCGCTGGAGCTGGCCCGAGGAGTGGACCGGCTCTCGGGCGCGGTGATCAGCCACACCCAGTTGCTGGACCTGGCCCCGGTGCTGGCGGCGGAACTGGGGGTACGGGTGCTGCCGTAGGGGAGGTGCCGGGCGCGGCGGGTGGCCCCCGCCCGTGCGCCGCGCTCCGCCCTCGGGGGTGCCGGGCGGTGCGCCCCGGGCCGCGGCCGGGGCGTGCCGGGCGGTGCGCCCCGGGCCGCGGCCGGGCGTCAGGGCAGGCGGGGGAAGCGGGCCTGGAGGGTCCAGACGACCGGGTTCTCCGCGAGGTCCTCGTGCAGGTCGGTGAGGTCGGCGAGCAGGTCGTGGAGGAAGTCCCGGGCCTCCCGGCGCAGGCCGGAGTGGGGGAAGGAGAGCGGTGGTTCGCCGGCCGGCAGCCACTCGGCGTCGATGTCGACCCAGCCGAAGCGGCGCTCGAAGAGCAGGCGGTCGGTGGACTCGGTGAAGTCCAGTTCGGCCCGCTGCGGCCGGGCGGCGCGGGAGCCCGCCGGGTCCCGGTCGACGTGCTCCACGATGTCGCACAGCGCCCAGGCGAAGTCGAGCACCGGCACCCATCCCCAGGCCGTGGCGATCTCCCGGTCCGCCTCGGTGTCGGCGAGGTACACGTCCCCGCAGAACAGGTCGTGCCGCAGCGCGTGGACGTCCGCGCGGCGGTAGTCCGTCTGCGGGGGGTCCGGGAAGCGGTGGGAGAGGGCGTAGCCGATGTCGAGCACGGGGAGATGGTGTCACGCCGTGCCGCCCCGGCCGCGGGCCGGTGCCCCGCCGAGGCCCACCGCCCCGGCGCGTGCCGCGGGCCCCGCCGTCGGCCGCTGCCGCGTCGGCGGCCGGTGCCGGGCGGGGGCGGCTGCCCCGTGCCGTGTCCCGGGCTCCGCCGTGCTGCGAACCGCCGCGCCTCGGTGCGCGGTCGCGCCGGGGCCGGTGTCCTTGCCCCGGGGCGGGTGCCCGGTCGGGCCCCGGGTCGGTGCCGTGCAGGGGGCCGGTGCGGTGCCGTCGGTGGTGGTGCCGGGCCCCGGGCCGCCGCCGCGCCGGGGTGCCGTACCACGCGCGGTGCCCGCCGTCGGGTGGGTCACCGCCGTCGGCCACCGCCGGGTCGGTCACCGCCGTCGGCCGGCCGGTGCGGGGGCCGGGGGCCCGTCCCGTACTGCGGGCGCCGGGTGCCGAGTGCTGTCGCGCCGGGGCCGGTGTCCTCGCCCTGGGGCGGGTGCCCGCCGCGCTCCGCCCGACCGTGCCGCGGGCCGGTGTCGTACCGGGGCCCGGGCGGAGCGTGGCGGGTCGTCGCCGCTCGCCCCCTTTCCGGTCACCGCCGCTCACCCCGCCGCCGGCAGGCGCCGCGTCTCGGGCGATGCCCTGCCGGCCACCCCTGCCGGCCGGGGGCGTGCCGTTCGCCGGCGTGCCCGGGGTGTCAGGGGCGGGGTGGGGTGCCCGAGCCGTGGAGCCATTCCCTCCACAGGGGCGTGAAGTCTGTTCCCGGGGCGGACTTCTCGACGTACGCCGTGAAGTCCGCGGTGTCCGCGTTGCCGTGGCGGTGGGCCGCCGCCCAGCCGCGCAGCAGGGCGCGGAAGGCGTCGTCGCCGACGGTCCGCCGGACGCGGTGCAGGACCATGGCGCCGCCCTGGTAGACCGGGCTCTCGAAGAGGTGGGCCGCGTCCGGCGGTTCGGCGGGCGGGAAGGCCCACAGGCCCTCGCCGGTCGCGTAGAAGGTGTCGAAGGTGTGCTGGGCGCTGTCGCCGCCGTGGTCCTCGTCCCACAGCCACTCCGCGTAGGTGGCGAAGCCCTCCGCGAGCCACACGTCCGCCCAGGTCTTCGGCGTGACGGAGTTCCCGTACCACTGGTGGGCCAGTTCGTGCACGAGGGTGCGCAGGTCGGGGGCGCCCGCGAAGTAGGGCCGGGTCTGCGTCTCCAGCGCGTACCCGGCGTCGCCGGGCCGGTCGACGATCGCGCCGGTGGAGGAGAACGGGTACGGCCCGAAGAGGTCGCCCGCCCACTCCATGATCTCGGGAACGCGGCCGAGGACGGCCTTGCCCGCCGCGGCCTGCTCCGGGTCGACGGCGGTGAGCACGGGCAGCCCGTCACGGGTGGTGGTGCGGGTGACGTCGAAACGGCCGATGGCGACGGTGGCCGCGTGGCTCGGCATCGGCTCCGCGCTGTGCCAGGTGGAGGTGGTCCGGCCGCCCTCCGTGCGCTCGCTGGTCAACTCCCCGTTGGAGACGGCCCGCAGGCCCTCCGGCACGGTGACGGTGAGGTCGTAGGCGGCCTTGTCGGAGGGGTGGTGGTTGCCGGGGAACCAGGCCATCGAGCCGGTCGGTTCGCCCAGGCCGACGGCGCCGTCGGCGGTGTGCAGCCAGCCCTCCTCGGAACCGTCGTGGTCGGTGATCGTCACCGGCTCGCCGGAGTAACGGACGGTCACCCGGAAGGTCGCGCCGCGGCGGAGGCCGTCGCGCGGACGGACGGTCAGTTCCTGGCCGGCGCGGCTCCAGCGGGCGGTGCGGCCGTCGACGGTGACCTCCTCGACGGTGAGGCCGTCGAGGTCGAGGTCGAACGCGGAGAGCGCCTCGGTGGCGCGGGCGGTGACGGTCGCGGTGCCCGACAGGTGCCGGCGGGCCGGGTCGTAGTCGAGGACGAGACCGTAATGGCGTACGTCGTAACCGCCGTTGCCCGCCTTCGGGAAGTACGGGTCGCGCAGCCCCGGGCCGCCGGGCGTGCCGTGGACGCCGCTGCCGCCGCATCCGGCGGC
This genomic window contains:
- a CDS encoding DoxX family protein, which encodes MSVDTRTPRTPTGDRSSLVDDAPALSMVKVPSDPAQVIVNHASFRVQLGASARRTRSPRIARHMSATQDTARVPVAGAVGPAARRRPVVWSGRSEPDDTGAHRLLQAVRAGAGRHLADPAADGPGDAGATQVIPRFGEPAGPGGGLPGYADDYDEGPDTQPLEAPVVGAQRGPGDGTRLLPAMRSSGSAYDELDYADDDFDVTPGTYPGEGAGVRRHGDDPARHAYYPGRRMNLGVVLLPLRVFLGFISVYAGMGKLCDPVYFDGGERGSMVKWLNTLHPWDVAEPLRQFALAHPVGSGLVIAFLQVIVGVLTVLGCWQRLAAGIGALLSAALLVTVSWKSVPAYDAPDIIYLAAWSPLIIAGAPVYSVDGRLAGSAWRRLGPRADIWDLRRYVLRRGAVVTFLVTGITLLVGSLLGGAVRDADRVVVPGPGEAPRNVLPGSPLPQEPGERTATTTPEASSSPTQGATSGATAGPGTGGATTTPGATQGTGATTGGAPSQTQGTTGQVPPQQEAPAGQAPSTSAGPASGGATTGSDGSTGGTGGGGGEEGEPSTGQSGGRLVGGLLG
- a CDS encoding nucleotidyltransferase family protein, with amino-acid sequence MSDPNAASRRPVQAVVLAGGQGSRLRPYTDDRPKPMVEIPGTGTPIIGHQLSWLADEGVTDVVVSCGHLAEVLQKWLETAELPLSVSTVVETEPLGRGGGLKYAAAHLPHPDRPWYATNGDIWTRFSLRDMADFHAERGAVATLALARPRLPWGAVKTDGFGHITDFIEAPPSTFEINAGVYVFSSGFAELLPERGDHERTTFPRLARERRLAGFPIPQGSYWRAIDTAKDLTEAARELADQRR
- the ugpC gene encoding sn-glycerol-3-phosphate ABC transporter ATP-binding protein UgpC encodes the protein MATVQFDKATRIYPGSDKPAVDGLDIDIADGEFLVLVGPSGCGKSTSLRMLAGLEDVNGGAIRIGDRDVTHLPPKDRDIAMVFQNYALYPHMSVADNMGFALKIAGVPKTEIRQKVEEAAKILDLTEYLDRKPKALSGGQRQRVAMGRAIVREPQVFLMDEPLSNLDAKLRVSTRTQIASLQRRLGITTVYVTHDQVEAMTMGDRVAVLKDGLLQQVDSPRNMYDKPANLFVAGFIGSPAMNLVEVPITDGGVKFGNSVVPVSREALKAAADKGDRTVTVGVRPEHFDVVELGGTASASLTKDADDAPAGLAVSVNVVEETGADGYIFGSVEVGGESRDLVVRVSSRAVPEKGSTVHVVPQPGETHVFSTSTGERLSD
- a CDS encoding MFS transporter, producing the protein MSAARTGDANTPPPSDPRRWWGLVVIALAQLMVVLDATIVQIALPSAQRDLGMSDANRQWVITAYTLAFGGLLLLGGRIADLVGRKRTFVVGLIGFAGASALGGAAAGSGMLFGARALQGVFAAILAPSALSLLATTFTDPRERGKAFGVYGALAGSGSAIGFVVGGVLTEYLDWRWCLYVNVPIAVIAVFGALSLLHDSPGHAGARLDIPGVVLGCGGLVSLVYGFSEAQPRGWSDPLVLALFAAAAVLLAAFVWWQTRAPVPLLPLHVIRERNRAGCFLTMMLAVIGMFGLFLFMTYYLQVILDYSPVKTGLAFLPLTAGIIVGSTQISARLLRRVAPRALMVPGMVLAAAGMVVLTRITVHSEYLTEVMPALILMGLGMGLTFMPVFSTATAGVAPQDSGVTSATVNTSQQVGGSIGTALLNTVATTSSTTFIATHLKNPAQRAMIVKEGIVHGYTVAIWVAAGVMLLAGLVAGLMVTAKAPRHGTPAGTPVPEPAS
- a CDS encoding zinc-binding dehydrogenase; protein product: MRAIRLHAFGPADNLVHEEVEDPRPGPGQVRVTVRAAGVHLLDAALREGVPGPAPEPPALPTVPGREVAGVVDALGEGVAGTWLGRRVVAHLGFAPGGYAERAVVDAARLHEIPANLDFAAAVAMIGTGRTAMGILGFTVLGPGAVVVIPAAAGGLGTLLAQYARNAGATVIGLAGGAEKTARVAAAGAGLAVDYTRPGWPAEVRAHLDRLGTRATVVLDGVGGDVARECVALLGPGGRHLVFGWSALGIRDGGPHLVEGVSEEVLGPAMLRRAGGPDPIRTLELRALDEAAAGRLVPAVTRFPLAEAAAAHRALEGRATIGKVVLEP
- a CDS encoding pentapeptide repeat-containing protein, whose product is MARRTGTAGGGTAPRAARRPEVRLPALEPYGDGALERDGDYDGLDFDGTDLAGQDGAGARFMDCALTGCVLDETSLRRARLLDTVLTGVRGVGTDLGEATLRDVVLADARLGGVQAHGAVLERVVIRGGKIDFLNLRGARLKDVVFEGCVLVEPDFGGARLERVAFADCAVKGADLSAATLTDVDLRGAAPLELARGVDRLSGAVISHTQLLDLAPVLAAELGVRVLP
- a CDS encoding M1 family metallopeptidase, which produces MRPRPPFVLAAALAALAAGCGGSGVHGTPGGPGLRDPYFPKAGNGGYDVRHYGLVLDYDPARRHLSGTATVTARATEALSAFDLDLDGLTVEEVTVDGRTARWSRAGQELTVRPRDGLRRGATFRVTVRYSGEPVTITDHDGSEEGWLHTADGAVGLGEPTGSMAWFPGNHHPSDKAAYDLTVTVPEGLRAVSNGELTSERTEGGRTTSTWHSAEPMPSHAATVAIGRFDVTRTTTRDGLPVLTAVDPEQAAAGKAVLGRVPEIMEWAGDLFGPYPFSSTGAIVDRPGDAGYALETQTRPYFAGAPDLRTLVHELAHQWYGNSVTPKTWADVWLAEGFATYAEWLWDEDHGGDSAQHTFDTFYATGEGLWAFPPAEPPDAAHLFESPVYQGGAMVLHRVRRTVGDDAFRALLRGWAAAHRHGNADTADFTAYVEKSAPGTDFTPLWREWLHGSGTPPRP